CTTATACAAAACCACTTGCATTGAAGGGAGAGAAATCCGATAAATGCAGTTAACGATTGGTTAAGGCAGCTTGCCCACAATTATATTCTCATTGTCATTGCTGCGGTGCTCTTTTTTGCAGTCAAAGCAGTCATTGGATTCTATACGTACAAGCATTATGATAAAAAATTGGATGCACTTACAGATAAGGTGGATCGCCTTCTGGAAGAGAAGACAACGGAGTGATGCGGCTTATAGTTAAACTACAGAAGTAACAAAGTTTTGGAGGAAAATGGCATGTTAGGAAACATTCTGCTGGGTATGGTCATTCCCATTATATTGGGTGTATGGATTCTGCGTCGGAACTTTACAATCCTTATTCTATATTATCCACTTGGTGTGGCTATTTCAGCATCCATCAACAATATCGGGTTTAATTACTTCTGGAATATTCTGCCGAATACTCATAATCAATCCTTGGCTGCTCTTCCAATGGACCTTGGAATCTATCCGATCGCTGGTTGCCTGATGATGTATACGATTTTAGTAAAAGGCGCCAAGCCATGGTTGGCGATCCTTGTTGCATCATTGTCGCTGACATTAATCGAATGGCTTGCCAAAATGATGGGGCATGTCATTTATTTTAATGGATGGAACCTTCTTTGGACCTTTTTGTCATACCTCCTGCCATTTGTTCTTGCTTATGGTTACAGTAAACTATTGAGGTATACGAAGTGATACACTTTTACTCTGATATAACGTGCGTATTCTTTTTAAAGATGAAAATTGAAACGCAAAAAAACCAGTGAATGAGTAAAGCTCACTGGTTTTTTTGTTTTGCCGAGTCTCTCTTATATAAGCTTGCTATCAAATGCACTCTTTCAACATATCAGGTTCCACATGAACGTGAACAGTGTACACGTCATGCTCCTCCATCAACTCGTTCTCCACGTCTGTACAGATATCGTGTGCTTGTTGAAGATCCAGCTCAGCATCAACTGTTATGACAACGTCTACTACAACGTTATTGCCATAGTTCCGCGCTCTCACGTCTTTAACTGTCTCTACGCTGTCAATTCCGGCAATCGTTTTTTTTGTACTCCTGAATCAGTTCAACATCAAAACCGTCCGTCAGATGATGTGTGGCTTCCTTGAAAATGTCCCAAGCGGTCTTGCAGATCAGGAAACCTACGATGACAGCCGTTACAGGATCCAGCCATGGGAGGCCGAACTGGGAACCCACGATCCCAATGACCGTACCGGTGCTCACCCAGGCATCGGAAATGTTATCACGAGCTGCAGCCATGACCGCCTGACTTTTAATACGTGTAGCAAGTCTCTTGTTATAGCGATAGACCACATACATGACAACCGCGCAGAAAATGCCTGTATACGCAGCGATGATATCCGGAGATTCATGTGTACCCTGAAACACAGAACCAATGGCTTCAAACAGTACTTGTAAACCTACTGCCATCATAATGAAAGAAGCAACAAGTGACGCAACGGTCTCTGCTCTCCAGTGACCATATGTATGATCTGTGTCGGCTGGACGTTGGGCAAGCTTCAAACCGATCAGTACAGCTATTGAGGCCACAATATCGGTGGCATTGTTTAATCCATCCGCCTTGAGCGCTTCTGATCCGGCCATATTGCCAACGATCAGTTTTAATACGGTCAAACATATGTAGGCGATAATGCTGATGATAGCTCCGCGCTCCCCCAGCTTTAGATTATCGTATTTAAGTTGATCCACATGATATCCTCCTGCAATCTTCAATTCAAGCACGTGTATGATGGTACCATTGAAGATTTGTGTGGGTCTAGAGAAACGTTTTGAGTGTGACGAAACATAATCTGAACGCGGCAATTTTTTTACGACATCCAAAAAAGTTGGGTTTGGCAAACTTAAGTGATTAATGGGTGGTAAGAGGAAGGTGGCCGACTGCCTTCCCTTGTAACCACACTTTCGTGCACTTAGACATAAAGAGCCGAATGGATCGTTTTGATCCACTCGGCTCTTAGCGTTATTTTACAATCATTTGTATAACATCACTTACCGGTGTTCCACTTCCATTCATAATTTACTGCCCTCATTCAGAAAGTGTCGGTTCACCTTGCACCTCATTGGCAAGCAGATCCGAATCATCGGAATGCCGTTCGAACATAACAGCGTCAACCCTCGTATAGATCATATCCGCAGGAAGCGTTGGCGGGTCTACCGTTGTAGGCGTAACCCTGGTTAACCGGACATACTCGCTGCCGTCACCCGTAAAGTCGAACGTTCCCAGATTAACCCAACCCGATGAGCCGACCGTTGCATCCATATAGGTGACCTCGGTACCCGTTTTATGCTTCACTTCCACTTTGACATTATTATCGTTTCCCGTCGTATGGACAAGTTTGTAGATCGAGACCGTATATTTCCCCTCTGGAAACTCGCCTCTCCACGTCGCTGATGAGCCTTGAACTGTTGAATAGCGGGATTTAACCCCAATTTTGTATCCGGCTAAATTGCTTTGGCTCCACGACCCTTCTGTCGTGTATAACCCAGTTGTATCTGTACTGTCCACGATAACCGTTAGGTCCTTGATCTTGATGTTTAAAGGCGGTGTGGTTAAGGTCACTCCGTCAATCGTAACAGTAGCCCATACCTCAATGTGATCCGTGTCTCCATCAAGATTGAGGAGCGTCAACAACCCACTGCTATTCACTTCGGCCAGATCCGTACGATCAACGAAATACTGCACATTGGCCTGTGTTAGATCACCGATCAAACCGTTATCCAAATAACCTGTTACGCTCAGTTGTGCGGTTTGAGTCATCTGCAGCTCGTTCCGATCGGATATGATCACAGCAGACTCCAATTGCGGTATCCTGTTTGGGTCCACCCACATGATCGCATCGGCAACGACTCTGGACTTATTGGCCTTATTGGTTAGTTCCACGTACCCGCTATCGCCTGCAGCAAAAGGATAATCCCCCAGGTGCACCCAAGTACCATTCGCTGTTGTCTCATCAACTGTCACCGTCTCGGAGCCGCCGCTATGATAAACGGTAAATGAGGCATTTGTTGCCCAATTTTCACTCGCAGCCGTGATTTGCGGAATCTTGTAATACACACTGTAAGTGACACTTTCCGGCAGCTCAGGCCGCCATCTCATTTTGCTTGCCGCTGTGCCGGTCGTAGATTTGGCATACACATAGTTATCATAATAATAATCGTTAGCCGTCGTATCCCTTATCCAGACGCCTTCTGTCTCCGCCTCCGTATTATCCACGATGATGGTTGAGCTATCCTGCCCATCGGGTTGGACTGGAGTTTCCGATACCTGATCCGGCAGATAGAGTGTCCGTTTACGGGTCTGTTTCCCCTCCGATTCCACGTAATACGTGAAGGTTTGGGATAAATCATTCACTCGTATCGACCATTCCATCGGATAGATCGTATCTGGGATGGTCGTGTACGTTGCCCCGCCATCCAGGGAATAATGAATGGTTGCTGGTTTCGTCGTTTTTGCCTGCACGTATGCATCATAGACCGTTTCATCGGGCTTAACGATCAGCATGCCTTTAACCGCATCAATTGGACTGTGTGTATCAAAGAAATAACTTGCATCCGATGTATCTGCCGTTCTGACCTGATGTAGCGGTACATCAATATCAAGTCCCTCTACAATGATCGCAGTGATGCCCTTGCCTGAAACCGTGGCTTGAATGATTCCACCACTCATTACCGTTTGCTCTGGTGTACCATTGTCACGGATGATCGTCACGGTGTAATCCTGTGCCGGGTTGAATCCAATGATTTGTTCATTTAATTCAATTGGAGTCTGAACTTCATCTGAAGATGCGTTGCTTAACCCGATGTAGAATTTATCCCCGCTCTCACCCGTTATCCAATTCAATTGAGGATGATTGGTCTTAATAATCCCCTTGGGCATCCATAACCAAACGTCGGAGTTACCATAAAATTGACCTGGTTTATTCCCATAGAGGTGATATTTGAACCATAAAAAATTCGTTTCAAATACGGAAGGAAACGTAATGCTCCCGTTTGATTTCAATGATTGTTCGCTAATCAAATAATCCATCGTTTGTCCAAGCTGCCCCGGAATATGATGGTAATAGATGGAGGTAGCCCCGCTTGGGCCTTCCAGAGGAAAGTCCGGTTCAAGTTGGCTAACGGCGAAGCCTTTATAGTAATAACCTGGATAACTGGAATATCGTCCAATAACCGCATTATGAGCAATATCCTGCAGCAGTTCATCCCCTGTATAAAGCGACAATCTCAGCATGAATGGAGCTTCCTGAGCATTCATCCGATAATAGCCGGTTGTACTTCCTGCTTCAAACGTCAATCCGCTTGGTGAAACAAGCCAACGCTCCGCTTGAACACCTCCGGCAATATCTTCTGGGAGCTTGAGTCTAGGATATTGAAATTTACCACTTTCCGGCCAATGGAACGACTCCGCGTAATTATATGTCTCCGGCTGAGGAATCGTAACGTTACCTTCAGGAACTGGGCGAGCAACAAACATGGTTGCATACCGTTTGGCTTCCTTATAGGCGGCATCCAAGTATTTGGGATCCTGCGTTTCCTCATATAGCTCCAAGATCTCCATCCACAGCTTGCTATAATAATAAATGAACTCATTTTTGCTCACATCGACAGATGCAGGCGTATCGATATGTTGCGTGATATAGCTGTCGGCTGCATCCTTCGCAGCTTGCAAATACTGCGCATCTCCCGTCATCCGATACATCATCAGGGGCTGAATGACAGGCCCACGGTCTTTTTGATCCGGGTCACGCACAAGATACTCTTCCTGTGCCAGCGCCCCAATACCTGCCGAAGTGCCCATCATCTGATTGACAGCGGTGACACTTGAAACATCAAACGGCAGGGTAGCCATTTTCCATAACGAAGGCACGCCGTATACTTTCTTCTGCGTTGGCGACCAACCGATACCATTTCGCGATACACCATACTGGACGGACGGCAGTGCTCGCGTATCGTATAGTTGGTCATCCCCCGTTAAATAGTAAGCCCCCAAAAGAACCGCATTCGAGCTTGTTCGGACGCTATCCTCGTTTTCGATATCAATGAAACCCTTGGCACGACTCCACCATCCGCTGGGGGATGGGACATAATTAACAGAATCGTCCCCTTGTGGCTCAACCTTAAGCAAATCGATCATATTAAACATCGCGTCAGTAAGCGATTGATCTGACACATTTTCCCGGTATGCCGAATAATCGTACTCATTGCGAAGTATATCCGCGTAGGACTCATACAGATTGCTTTTTTGAGCGATTAGCCCCATATGAAATTGATAAGTGCTTTCTGCGGTCATTTGCGAATAAGTCCCTAATTGAGGAGCGTAAAGGATGGGCTGCACACTGCCTTCGTTGTTGACCAGGCTCATGCCAAGCCGTTGTTTCGTCACGCCTCCCGTCGGTTCAAATTCAACCGGAAGCTCTGCCGAAGGTACAAATACGCCATAGGTCAATGGATTTCCCGAACCATCATTTTTCTCAACCAAGCTCATCGGAGCGCTCAGCTCTCTTAAACTTGTTGATTCCACCGTACCTACCATTTTGGCATGTGACCTGAATCCATTTAACACTTCATTGATGCCCGAGACTGCCTCTGTTGTGAAGGACTGATATCCAATCACATAATTGCCGTCGCGGCGAGGGGTAAAGGCAAAAGAAACATCTGGTTTATCCCCTGCCATGGACCAGTTCACTTCAAAATCGTAATCACTGCCATGCGTAGAATCGGTTAATACCGCCGTCTGGCTGTCGGGAAAATGGACCCCGTCAAATGTAATCCAGCGTTTGTTCATCGTATCATAGTAATTGGTTCGGCTCCCCGCATTCCCGTCCAATAAAACCCATTGTTCCTCAAGTCTTTCTGATTCATTATTGATTGGAACCCAGTTCCCTGTCTCCGTGTTTTTGTAATACATATCACGCACGATGGATTTGCCTCCATCCCATACTGCCTCATGGAAGGTTGCTTTGTAGTTCGCATTTTCGATGCTGCCTTTCTCTGTGTAACTAAGATTTGCTAAGGTACGGCTTCTTAGCGGGGGGAGCGGTGGTGCTTGTTGACGGATATTCCCCTCGAACTTGATTGCATCAGCCCGCGTAATAATTGTACCCGTAGAAGGCTGCGTTCGAGTCAGCCTGACAAATTCGCTATCATCACCACTAAACTCATACTCCCCCAGATCCACCCATCCAACCGATGGACCTGACGAAGGTCTAAGATCCATAAACTTAACATCCGTAATCCCGTTATGAACAATCTCAATCTTCACATTACTATCTGCTTTATCCGCCCAATCCAGCTTATAGAACGATATTCTCGCCGTCCCTGCTTCCAAGCGTGGATTCCAGGTGATACTTCTATTTACGGCGTCTGTATATTTGGAACTGGAATTATTGTAACCCTTCACTCCCGCACTTGTGCTCCAATAAGGAGCGGAAAATCCGTTATTAGCGTTGCCGGAATCAACCGTGACGACATGATCAATCGTGAGGCTTCCATCATCAATGATGATTGTCTTATGTGGCTCTTTCTGCCCTATATTCCCTTCGAACTTGACCGCATCAGCACGTGTAAGGATTGTGTTTGTGGTGCCGGTAGAACGGGTCAATTGAACAAATTCTTCACCAACACCGGAAAAATAGTACTCTCCCAAATCAACCCATCCCGTTGGTGCGCCAGATGAGGGTCTCAGATCCATAAAGACTACATCCGTCGTTCCATTATGAACAATTTCGATTTTTACATTGCTATCAGCCTTATCCGCCCAATCCAGCTTATAGAACGATATTTTCGCCGTTCCTGCTTCCAAGCGTGGATTCCATGTTATCGTTCTGCCTGCTGTACTCGTATATTTGGTGCTGGAAAGATCATACCCCTTCACCCCTGTGCTTATAGTCCAATTTGGAGCCGCATATCCATTGTTCTCGTTACCCGCATCAGGTGTCACAACATCATTGATCTTGATACTCCCGTCATCGATGATAATTGTCTGATAAGGTAAGGTCTCCGCATAAGCGGCCCTTATTCCGATCAGGATGGAAGGAACTACGATCGTCAACATGAAAACGATGAAGAGAAACAGCTTCCTTTTGACCATACAATTCACAGCCTCTCCTTATAATGATAACGCTTCCAAAAATGAGTTGCCTTTTGCTCAAATGATCGTAAAAAAGCACTTAACCTTCCCCTTCTGCCTAATCCCTCTCTGTCGTTTTTATCTTAGCATGTTACATCACGGTGAAATTTCTTTCATTTTAAGAATTTCTTATACGATTTTAAGTAAAAAAAGAAACCTACATCCTAATTGATTGCTCAGTAGCAGTCAGATAGAATATAGGTTTTCCAAGTGTTCCAAGTGAACCCATCAATTATAATGGCGGCTGCACCAATAACAACTTTCCAAGCTGAATGACCGTTTGATCATACCAAGCAGGATGCTGCCGAACATGTTCCATACTTCGTTCATTGCCACTAGCCTCAAACACGGCCGCTTTGTCAGTCTTCTCGTGATCGATTTCGAAGCAAACTGTATGTTTCCCATTTGGTAGCTCCGGCAAGAAAACATATTGATTTCGATTATGATCGTTATAGGGTGTGAATCGATCAATAAGGACGGGTTCCTCTCCATCCACCGACACCTTCAATCGGCCAGAATCCGGCCCCCCGATATCAAATAAGCCGATGTGGGTTCCCTCAAACTCCACTGTGATCGCCTCTCCGGGATCAACTGCTCGCCATAGACCGGGGAACAACCAATCATACTCACGCACTAAAGGAAAGTCATCAGAGGTCATGTAAGACCACCCTGCCGAAAAATGAGTAAGACGATCCAGTGGCAGCATGGTTGCATACTCCCAAGGATTGGCCGGGACCAAGGGGTCCTGCGGCAAGTGATGTTCGACTTTTCCCACTTGATCTCGAAGTTCGCTCATTTTCACGAACGACTGGGTAATTGTGTCCGTGTAAATCTGGTGTCCTTCGGGAATCGTTGGATGGATCGAATCATGTGTAAAAATAACGGCACCGGGAATGGACACATCTGCACTTGAGGTGAAAATGAGCTTTCCATCCAAAACCAATTGACTGACCGCCACGCCCAGATGAATGGAAGGAATGCCGTAATAGTCGGCGACTTCCTCTTGCATAAGAGCGCCCTTCTGGTATTCGCCGGATTGAAATGAGGTTAAATCCCGCTCCTTAACCGTATATACAAACAGGATATCGGTAAAACGGCTGCGCTTACGAATCTGTCGGACAATGCCTTCGATCCGCGCTTTGGATTCAGGAACTCCGCCATCGTTGCCAACGAATTCAACAAATACGAGATCAGGCTGATGACGCAGCACATCTGTCTCCAAACGGGCGCAGCCGAGGTCAGATCCTGTCCCATCAATGCCTGCGTTCACAGCGCGGATATCGGCATGGGGATATTGCCCTCGCAGCCAATCTGCCGTCATGACCCTATATCCTTTCGAACGTGTATTACTGCCGCCAAAATAGACGATTGTTACTGTTTCCCCATTTTCCAACTTTTGAATGACATTTGGCAGCCCTCTTCGTGGGAAAAATTCCTTCATCGTGACTTCACCTGCTCTCACTTAGCGTTTTTAGGAGCAAAAAGTTTTACAGCAAACACTTCATAATATGGCGAACCATACGTTGCACAGAAATCAAACCGGATTTGGGTTACAGCTTGTGCATGCACCTGATGTTTGTTCAACGAAAGATAATTCCCACGGACTTTAATTTCACTCTCGGTTCCGTCTTCCAAAGTTAAAGTCACATCATAATCTTGAATCAACGACTCGATTGGATCGTCGAAATGCTCCAAATTCAGTTGTGAATTGAAAACAAGATGGATTTCATCCAGATTTTTGGGGCTAGCAAAACCAAATTCCAACCATTCCTGTCCTTCCGAACGTTCAGAAATCCAGCCGTTAGGCAGACCATAGGGTCTGGAGAAGCCGTTGACGACATTGGCGGGATTATACATATCCTGGGATGGTAGCAGATCCTTGAAACAAATGCTCTTATTAAGCTTCTTCAGTCTGGACGGCTCTTCCGGCTTGTAAAGGAAGCTCACCGCTCCTGTCAATTTCTCTTCATTGCTGTGTACAGTGAGGTCCGCCGTACCTTCCAATACGATGTAGATTTTGTCGTCTGCTGGCTTCTTGCAGCTGAGGTCCAGTGTAATCCAGTCATCGTGACCCGCTGAAATCACCAAGTTGTAGCCTTTCAGCTCGCTGGTGGGAATATAGTTTTCCTTCCGATCCCCGCCAAACAGCTTCACTTGCAACGTTTCCGAATGCTCGGATCTATTTTTAAATTTGATCTGCACACTTTCAACCAGAGATGTCTTAATCGGCAAGACCAAACATAACGCTTTCTCCAAGGAGACCTCTTCGGTTGAGTAAAGTTGTTCATAGCTTCGCTGAGAGGAGGCACGAATCGTTAATCCGTCTGTGAAATAAGGATCTAACGGCTCTTGAAGCCCTACAATCGTTTGCCCGTCTCGAAGCAGCTGCGCCTGAAGTTCACCCATATGCGCTTTAACGATGTCCGCAGGGTCTGTATCATATTTTACGCATAACGCAGCAGCCGTTCCTACCGCCTGCCCCATACAACCACAAGTTGCCATAACCCTTGTAGACCCAAAAGCTACATGGGTAGCGCTTATATTGCGGCCAGCGAACATGAGATTAGGAATATTACGTGAAAATAAGCTGCGAAAAGGGATATTGTATAATCCCGGCACAAAATTCCACGCTGTAGCCGGTCCGTCATCGTAGATGCCTTTATTTGCATGCAGATCCATATACCAGCCTCCGACAGATACAGCATCTTCGAAATGAGGCTTTGTTGTAAGATCGTTCTGAGACAGCATGTGCTCCCCAATAAACCGCCTCGACTCCCGTTTTCCCGGAATCGGGCATACATAATCCAGGATGAGATTGTCTACATCATCAAACTCACCGCTATTTTTGATGTAATCCCAGATCCCGTACACCAATTTCCGCAGTTCCAAGGCGATGTCTTCATTATTCTTGATAATATCCATATGTCCGCCGTATTCCAGCCACCACAATCCGCCAAGCCCGTTGATTTTCCTTGGAAAAGACCGATGGTTTAATCCTTTTCTGATACTATCAAAAAACTCCAGCTTCGTAATATCATACGCAAAGCCTGGCCTTTTGTAAGGAACGGCATAGTTTACGTCACGGGCTTGAAACAGAATCGTATCACCCATGGTGTAATGATCCGCCACTTCTGGAGCGAGCTCCTCCTGGTATTCATGCTTCGCCTCTCTTCCCCATCGGAAGTGAGCACCTGCTTGATATCCAACAATTCCATCGCCGGAGCAATCAATGTAGGTTGGGCTTTCAAAACGAAATTTTCTTTCGGAAGCCAATTGAAGGCCCTCCACCCACTTGATTCTGCCGTTTTCCATGCCTGTTTCATGCACACATGTATTCAGGAATAGAGAAATGTTGGGCTCATCATAAACCATGTCCAATAACACCGTATCCGAAAGTGAAAGCATAAGTTTTTTGTTGTATAACGGGTTGTAATGAAAGATCTTCAGTTTGAGTTCTTCCACCAACCCGCCTTCGCGAGCATAATAGGATGGACTGTTTCCGAGATATGCCGACCCGTTGATATGAACTCTGACCTCGCTGCTCGCATTTCCCCCAAGAACCGGCCGATCATTGATAAGTGAAACCTGCAGCCCTTGGCGTGCGGCAGCAACGGCAGCACATATCCCGGCAATTCCTCCGCCTATGACGGTTACATCTGCTTTCATAAGCTCCATTTTGATAACCTCCATGATTAGATGCTCCTATCATGGTAATGGTTTTGGCCCCTTTTTTTTTACAGGATTTCGCGAAAAAATCATACATTTTTTGCATCCTTATTAGGATTTCTACCGTGTCATTTTTATCCGATATTGCTTAGGTGTATCCCCCGTATATTCTTTGAAAAGTTTGCAAAAGTACCCTTCATTGACGATACCTACTTCCTCGCACAATTCCAATAATGAATAATCCCGAACGTTTAACAACTCGAGGGCGAGATGGATTTTTTTACGGTTGATGTAGCTGATCACGCCTTCGTTCATTGTTTTTTTGAATAAGCTGCTAAAATACGATGGTGCTAAATTCACTTCCTCGGCAATTGCCTCCAACGTTAAACGTTGTTTCAGGTTTGTCTCTATATAATGCATTGCACTCATAATTTCTGCACGATGTAATAGTTGGCCCGCGTGCACGTATTCGAATGTGAAGTCGCCAATATAGGCGAGCTGCTCCTGAAAAGCCATAAATTCCATGGGGAAGTCTGGAACTTCCGTGGCCATCTTATTCCCCGATTTAAATTTCACGGTAATGTCTCTGTACAAGTCTCTAATCATTGGCACCATGATGGACTTGTGGATTTTATGGTCCGTAGCAAATTGCGACAGATCGGCAAGTGCATTATCCAGCTCTTCCTTGGAAATCTTTCGTTTCAGCCGTATAAGAAAATCAACAAGCTTCTGCTGAAAGTCTACTTTTTTGTCATTATGGTATTGGAACCGATGCATCGGTGTTTTCACGACTTTTTCGGTATGATAATAGAAATCCTCACTCACATTTTTAGCTTCCGTGTACGCCTGTTTGATCGATTCCCAACCTCGATGTGGACTTCCAAAAGCGACAGACACCCTTTTATTCAAATATTGATGCAAATGAGAGATGATCTGCCCTCCCAAGGATAGGCAAGCATATTCCGTTTCCATATCACTACGGTTATTTTCCCAAGATAGAAAACCAATAAAACGATTATCGGACAGATCCGCAGCTACCCCACTGCTACCATTCATCACTGTTTCTTCGATGATATTTGTTATCGCATACTTCAAGATGTTTTGATCTGCGGCCGCGT
The nucleotide sequence above comes from Paenibacillus sp. W2I17. Encoded proteins:
- a CDS encoding SGNH/GDSL hydrolase family protein: MKEFFPRRGLPNVIQKLENGETVTIVYFGGSNTRSKGYRVMTADWLRGQYPHADIRAVNAGIDGTGSDLGCARLETDVLRHQPDLVFVEFVGNDGGVPESKARIEGIVRQIRKRSRFTDILFVYTVKERDLTSFQSGEYQKGALMQEEVADYYGIPSIHLGVAVSQLVLDGKLIFTSSADVSIPGAVIFTHDSIHPTIPEGHQIYTDTITQSFVKMSELRDQVGKVEHHLPQDPLVPANPWEYATMLPLDRLTHFSAGWSYMTSDDFPLVREYDWLFPGLWRAVDPGEAITVEFEGTHIGLFDIGGPDSGRLKVSVDGEEPVLIDRFTPYNDHNRNQYVFLPELPNGKHTVCFEIDHEKTDKAAVFEASGNERSMEHVRQHPAWYDQTVIQLGKLLLVQPPL
- a CDS encoding FAD-dependent oxidoreductase: MEVIKMELMKADVTVIGGGIAGICAAVAAARQGLQVSLINDRPVLGGNASSEVRVHINGSAYLGNSPSYYAREGGLVEELKLKIFHYNPLYNKKLMLSLSDTVLLDMVYDEPNISLFLNTCVHETGMENGRIKWVEGLQLASERKFRFESPTYIDCSGDGIVGYQAGAHFRWGREAKHEYQEELAPEVADHYTMGDTILFQARDVNYAVPYKRPGFAYDITKLEFFDSIRKGLNHRSFPRKINGLGGLWWLEYGGHMDIIKNNEDIALELRKLVYGIWDYIKNSGEFDDVDNLILDYVCPIPGKRESRRFIGEHMLSQNDLTTKPHFEDAVSVGGWYMDLHANKGIYDDGPATAWNFVPGLYNIPFRSLFSRNIPNLMFAGRNISATHVAFGSTRVMATCGCMGQAVGTAAALCVKYDTDPADIVKAHMGELQAQLLRDGQTIVGLQEPLDPYFTDGLTIRASSQRSYEQLYSTEEVSLEKALCLVLPIKTSLVESVQIKFKNRSEHSETLQVKLFGGDRKENYIPTSELKGYNLVISAGHDDWITLDLSCKKPADDKIYIVLEGTADLTVHSNEEKLTGAVSFLYKPEEPSRLKKLNKSICFKDLLPSQDMYNPANVVNGFSRPYGLPNGWISERSEGQEWLEFGFASPKNLDEIHLVFNSQLNLEHFDDPIESLIQDYDVTLTLEDGTESEIKVRGNYLSLNKHQVHAQAVTQIRFDFCATYGSPYYEVFAVKLFAPKNAK
- a CDS encoding response regulator gives rise to the protein MGRDYTCFIVDDEDLIIQRLELFFNELSHRDRRFVLVGKANNGLNGIEEIIKLKPDIVISDIVMPRMDGISMIEQLKAELPHTQYILLTAYSSFEYAQRAIQANVLEYIVKVPLREADLNRALDKAAGILNEFEKKEAEFHSLNVSVLENKYRVRKQFFNELIRGEIPSHRASDFANRMQFHFFQSNYCCFIVEMNTYESFRNEYAAADQNILKYAITNIIEETVMNGSSGVAADLSDNRFIGFLSWENNRSDMETEYACLSLGGQIISHLHQYLNKRVSVAFGSPHRGWESIKQAYTEAKNVSEDFYYHTEKVVKTPMHRFQYHNDKKVDFQQKLVDFLIRLKRKISKEELDNALADLSQFATDHKIHKSIMVPMIRDLYRDITVKFKSGNKMATEVPDFPMEFMAFQEQLAYIGDFTFEYVHAGQLLHRAEIMSAMHYIETNLKQRLTLEAIAEEVNLAPSYFSSLFKKTMNEGVISYINRKKIHLALELLNVRDYSLLELCEEVGIVNEGYFCKLFKEYTGDTPKQYRIKMTR